A DNA window from Oenanthe melanoleuca isolate GR-GAL-2019-014 chromosome 11, OMel1.0, whole genome shotgun sequence contains the following coding sequences:
- the LOC130257634 gene encoding purine nucleoside phosphorylase-like: MAYAEEDRNSYEVYKETADWLRARAAQQPRIAIVCGSGLGGLADVLENKTVFLYEDIPHFPRSTVAGHVGRLVFGELNGQPCVCMQGRFHSYEGYSFSTVTFPIRVFFLLGVEILIVTNAAGGLNPHFQVGDIMFIRDHISLFGLGGQNPLRGPNDERFGVRFPCMSDAYEQDLLGLAKESAEELGLLSFTREGVYCLLAGPCYETIAECRLLQALGADAVGMSTVPEVIVARHCGLRVLGVSLITNKVVMSYNSQEKANHEEVLRVSVVRAEALQKLVTHLLGKLGESTNSP; this comes from the exons AAATAGCTACGAGGTGTATAAGGAAACAGCAGATTGGTTGCGTGCCCgtgctgcccagcagcccaggatCGCCATCGTCTGCGGGTCTGGGCTGGGAGGTCTGGCTGATGTGCTGGAAAACAAGACAGTTTTCCTGTATGAGGACATCCCTCACTTCCCAcggagcacag TGGCAGGGCATGTTGGCAGATTGGTGTTTGGGGAGCTGAATGGACAGCCCTGCGTGTGCATGCAGGGACGTTTCCACTCTTACGAAGGCTACTCTTTCAGCACG GTCACCTTTCCCATCAGGGTGTTCTTTCTCCTGGGGGTGGAGATCTTGATTGTCACAAATGCTGCTGGAGGACTGAATCCCCACTTCCAAGTGGGGGACATCATGTTCATAAGGGATCACATCAGCTTGTTTGGCTTGGGAGGGCAGAATCCCCTGCGTGGGCCAAATGATGAGCG GTTTGGAGTGAGGTTTCCCTGCATGTCAGATGCTTATGAACAAGATCTGCTGGGCCTGGCCAAGGAGagtgcagaggagctggggctcctGAGCTTCACCAGGGAAGGAGTGTACTGCCTGCTGGCTGGGCCCTGCTACGAGACCATCGCCGAGTGCCGCCTGCTGCAGGCGCTGGGAGCTGATGCTGTGG GAATGAGCACTGTCCCAGAGGTAATTGTAGCCAGGCATTGTGGCCTCCGAGTCCTTGGGGTCTCCCTCATCACCAACAAAGTGGTGATGAGCTACAACAGCCAAGAGAAAGCCAACCACGAGGAAGTGCTGCGTGTCTCGGTGGTGCGGGCTGAAGCCCTGCAGAAACTGGTCACTCACCTCCTTGGGAAGCTGGGGGAAAGCACAAACTCTCCGTGA
- the CALB2 gene encoding calretinin, with the protein MAGPQQAPHLHLAELTASQFLDIWRHFDADGNGYIEGKELENFFQELESARKGAGVDSKKDNLGDKMKEFMHKYDKNADGKIEMAELAQILPTEENFLLCFRQHVGSSSEFMEAWRRYDTDRSGYIEANELKGFLSDLLKKANRPYDEPKLQEYTQTILRMFDMNGDGKLGLSEMSRLLPVQENFLLKFQGMKLSSDEFNAIFAFYDKDGNGFIDENELDALLKDLYEKNKKEMNIQQLTNYRKSIMNLSDGGKLYRKELEMVLCNEPPM; encoded by the exons ATGGCCGGCCCGCAGCAGGCCCCGCACCTCCACCTGGCCGAGCTCACCGCCTCCCAGTTCCTCGACATCTGGCGGCACTTCGACGCGGACG gAAATGGCTACATTGAAGGCAAAGAGCTGGAAAATTTCTTCCAGGAGCTGGAAAGTGCAAGAAAGGGGGCGGGTGTG GACTCAAAGAAGGACAATTTGGGTGACAAGATGAAGGAGTTCATGCACAAATATGACAAAAATGCGGATGGCAAAATCGAGATGGCAGAG CTGGCCCAGATCCTGCCCACGGAGGagaattttctgctgtgtttccgCCAGCATGTGGGCTCCAGTTCAGAGTTCATGGAG GCTTGGCGCAGGTACGACACGGATCGCAGTGGCTACATCGAAGCCAACGAGCTCAAG GGCTTCTTGTCAGACCTGCTGAAGAAGGCGAACCGGCCCTACGACGAGCCCAAGCTGCAGGAGTACACACAGACCATT CTGCGGATGTTTGACATGAATGGTGATGGGAAGCTGGGCCTCTCCGAGATGTCCCG ACTTTTGCCTGTGCAAGAAAACTTTCTTCTGAAGTTTCAG GGAATGAAGCTATCCTCGGACGAGTTCAATGCCATCTTTGCCTTCTACGACAAG GATGGAAATGGCTTCATTGATGAGAATGAGCTGGATGCACTTTTGAAAGACCTGTATGAGAAGAATAAGAAA GAGATGAACATCCAGCAGCTCACCAACTACAGGAAGAGCATCATGAACCTCTCCGACGGGGGCAAACTCTACCGCAAGGAACTGGAGATGGTGCTCTGCAATGAGCCCCCCATGTAG